The following coding sequences lie in one Sinorhizobium fredii USDA 257 genomic window:
- a CDS encoding multidrug effflux MFS transporter produces MTLKMSERRTSIIGAFLVALGPVSMALYTPAMPELVRAFASSEAAIKMTLSLYFGGFAFAQLVSGTLSDVIGRRPATLIFMAIYLAGSLMAAFAPSVAVLLAGRLVQGIGASVGMTVARAIVRDQFTGTTAARIMNMIGMMLALGPAVSPTLGGIALGLFGWQSIFFLMVGFALMACFSVQFFMVETVTPDRSKGHLQPILAAYRELLADSRFVSTTLVIAGAVGALYAWATMLPFVLISEVGLTPTEFGVGMLMQSGLFFSGTVTVRLLMRRFTPQALVPAGLSFIAMASLVLAFTMHALSPSFLSVMIPIGIYAFGIAFVMPYMMTAAMVPFPQIAGTASAVMGFIQMGSGLLGGALAALVGAPALALGTIIPGFGLLSIASYLWYRRTVRLRPLTVPASAEEPLREAAE; encoded by the coding sequence GCTTGTCCGCGCCTTCGCCTCCAGCGAAGCGGCGATCAAGATGACGCTGTCGCTCTATTTCGGCGGCTTCGCCTTCGCCCAGCTCGTTTCCGGCACGCTCTCCGACGTCATCGGCCGGCGACCGGCGACGCTGATCTTCATGGCGATCTACCTCGCCGGCAGCCTGATGGCGGCCTTTGCGCCCTCCGTCGCCGTGCTGCTTGCCGGGCGGCTCGTGCAGGGGATCGGCGCGTCCGTCGGCATGACGGTGGCCCGCGCCATCGTGCGCGACCAGTTCACCGGCACCACAGCTGCCCGCATCATGAACATGATTGGTATGATGCTGGCGCTCGGTCCGGCGGTGTCGCCGACGCTCGGCGGCATCGCGCTCGGCCTTTTCGGCTGGCAATCGATCTTCTTCCTGATGGTCGGCTTCGCGTTGATGGCCTGCTTCAGCGTGCAGTTCTTCATGGTCGAGACGGTGACGCCGGACCGCAGCAAGGGGCACCTGCAGCCAATCCTCGCCGCCTATCGCGAGCTGCTGGCGGACAGCCGCTTCGTCTCCACGACACTGGTGATCGCCGGCGCGGTCGGGGCCCTCTATGCCTGGGCGACCATGCTGCCCTTCGTGCTGATCAGCGAGGTTGGGCTGACACCGACTGAGTTCGGGGTCGGCATGTTGATGCAGTCGGGCCTGTTCTTTTCCGGCACGGTGACGGTGCGGCTCCTGATGCGGCGCTTTACGCCGCAGGCGCTGGTGCCCGCCGGCCTCTCTTTTATCGCCATGGCGAGCCTCGTCCTTGCCTTCACCATGCATGCGCTGAGCCCGAGTTTTCTCTCGGTGATGATTCCGATCGGCATCTACGCTTTCGGCATCGCCTTCGTCATGCCCTATATGATGACCGCGGCGATGGTGCCCTTCCCGCAGATCGCCGGCACGGCGTCGGCGGTGATGGGCTTTATCCAGATGGGTTCCGGCCTTCTCGGCGGCGCGCTGGCCGCCCTCGTCGGCGCACCGGCGCTGGCGCTCGGGACGATCATCCCCGGCTTCGGCCTCCTCTCCATCGCGAGCTACCTCTGGTACCGCCGGACTGTGCGCCTGCGCCCGTTGACGGTGCCGGCCTCTGCCGAGGAGCCGCTGCGCGAGGCGGCGGAATAG